In the bacterium genome, one interval contains:
- a CDS encoding alkaline phosphatase family protein: protein MKSRAISATLAVVLMVVAVSLGVVSARRVQRQAMVGEICDATRNSEWELALSLGDDAVDSGEEGRIAAECLCWAYAAQDRLDECVQLVEKVLADPAADDWVPDVTIARMVVRQRAESGLFQEAAELARRANKVYSRDTQLIEAEMINRSIYEDEIDVLADMRTRLSDDLETSLALRLVLSAGYERRSDWDGSLEVLGEVPPPEPGSAQTAWFEGRAGAFAGSERREELKKTYDWWQSMGGNSADMAARYAIRVSMFGLSDPDFTRIELLKNAMDDEEKLGSDALKRTLYERLIGHYLVDGYTAEALEVYDRAKEKLDNVLISREEILRSAASSSRLSDLGADRAPNALVFHTPEDAPPGRLLISPAIDEEPDTEFHSLPIRPGRSLRVERKSAIHPQRWVYRGETGQTLASGTVWPDRRETRVDIQPRPPKAPEEFEPQLAQGDGRRRVFVVIPDCEDWRIVQYLRARGEMPVHDFILRNGYRAVLESSPAFTGAAMESLVWPTRGKHVTFLGLANRLGMEIGGLASVGKNPFAFLQKVLPEGENLFERVGAGPHVTANLLFSHGYIDAGEHAELIGPSSKRRPAGQLLAMRPLNNREKNGLPEIFKHHRAYRSEVEKMAAEFDSATNLARSGEVDLLLIRIEPLDILTHTFFTEMLRSEQDDGAHTLLWAYRYLDRRIGEVWQELDADDVLVVMSDHGIRTALEHDEAAIFTAIGGGIEHGRAPGQPHLRGIPQTLAALLGVQTSWPKTIVADWPEAPTRAHAQIDSVQVPPASPSGN, encoded by the coding sequence GTGAAGTCCCGCGCGATCTCGGCGACCCTTGCCGTCGTCTTGATGGTCGTCGCCGTTTCCCTGGGCGTGGTCTCTGCTCGCCGCGTCCAGCGGCAGGCGATGGTCGGCGAAATCTGCGATGCCACGCGCAATAGCGAGTGGGAGCTTGCGCTCTCGCTGGGTGACGATGCGGTGGATTCTGGTGAGGAAGGCCGGATTGCTGCCGAGTGCCTGTGCTGGGCATATGCGGCCCAGGATCGGCTCGACGAATGCGTGCAACTCGTGGAGAAGGTGCTCGCCGATCCCGCCGCGGACGACTGGGTGCCCGATGTGACGATTGCCCGCATGGTCGTTCGCCAGCGCGCGGAATCGGGCTTGTTCCAGGAAGCTGCGGAGTTGGCGCGTCGTGCGAACAAGGTTTACTCGCGCGACACCCAGCTGATCGAAGCCGAGATGATCAACCGCAGTATCTACGAAGACGAAATCGACGTGCTTGCGGATATGCGCACACGCCTGAGCGATGATCTGGAAACTTCGCTGGCTCTGCGTCTGGTGCTTTCGGCGGGTTACGAGCGCCGCAGCGATTGGGATGGTTCGCTCGAGGTCCTGGGCGAAGTGCCGCCACCCGAACCGGGCTCTGCTCAGACGGCCTGGTTCGAAGGGCGTGCGGGAGCTTTTGCCGGTTCCGAGCGACGCGAGGAGTTGAAGAAGACCTACGACTGGTGGCAGTCGATGGGCGGCAACTCAGCCGATATGGCCGCGCGCTACGCGATTCGCGTGAGCATGTTCGGTCTGTCCGATCCCGATTTCACGCGCATCGAGTTGCTGAAGAACGCGATGGACGACGAAGAGAAACTCGGCTCCGATGCTCTGAAACGCACGCTCTACGAGCGGTTGATCGGCCACTACCTGGTGGATGGCTACACTGCGGAGGCGCTGGAAGTCTACGATCGCGCGAAGGAAAAACTCGACAATGTGCTGATTTCGCGAGAGGAGATCCTGCGCAGTGCGGCTTCGTCCAGCCGCCTCTCGGATCTCGGCGCCGATCGCGCTCCCAACGCACTCGTGTTTCACACGCCTGAAGACGCGCCGCCGGGTCGCCTGCTGATCTCGCCCGCGATCGACGAAGAACCCGACACTGAATTTCACTCGCTACCCATCCGGCCCGGTCGCAGTCTGCGCGTCGAGCGCAAGTCTGCCATCCATCCGCAGCGTTGGGTCTATCGCGGTGAAACTGGCCAGACGCTGGCTTCGGGAACCGTGTGGCCCGATCGCAGGGAAACGAGAGTCGATATTCAGCCTCGGCCGCCCAAGGCGCCCGAAGAATTCGAGCCGCAACTCGCGCAGGGCGACGGTCGTCGGCGCGTGTTCGTGGTGATTCCCGACTGTGAAGACTGGCGCATCGTCCAGTACCTGCGCGCGCGCGGTGAGATGCCCGTGCACGACTTCATCTTGCGCAATGGCTATCGGGCGGTGCTCGAAAGCTCACCCGCGTTCACCGGTGCGGCCATGGAGAGCCTGGTCTGGCCCACGCGGGGCAAGCACGTCACGTTCCTGGGTCTGGCAAACAGGCTCGGCATGGAGATCGGCGGTCTCGCATCCGTGGGCAAGAACCCGTTCGCGTTCTTGCAGAAGGTGCTTCCAGAGGGTGAGAACCTTTTCGAACGAGTCGGAGCGGGGCCGCACGTGACTGCGAACCTCTTGTTCTCGCACGGCTACATCGATGCCGGTGAACACGCCGAACTCATCGGGCCCTCGAGCAAGCGTCGACCGGCGGGCCAGTTGCTGGCGATGCGGCCCTTGAACAATCGAGAAAAGAACGGGCTGCCGGAGATCTTCAAGCATCACCGCGCGTATCGATCCGAAGTCGAGAAGATGGCGGCCGAGTTCGACTCCGCGACCAATCTCGCGCGTTCGGGTGAAGTCGATCTATTGCTGATTCGCATCGAGCCGCTGGATATTCTGACTCATACCTTCTTTACCGAGATGCTGCGCTCCGAGCAGGATGACGGTGCACATACTTTGCTCTGGGCCTATCGCTATCTCGATCGTCGCATCGGCGAAGTCTGGCAGGAACTCGACGCCGACGACGTGCTGGTCGTGATGTCGGATCACGGGATTCGCACTGCGCTCGAGCACGACGAGGCCGCAATCTTTACGGCGATCGGCGGCGGGATCGAGCACGGTCGTGCGCCGGGTCAACCCCATCTGCGCGGGATCCCGCAAACCCTGGCCGCACTACTCGGAGTGCAGACCAGCTGGCCGAAGACGATTGTGGCGGACTGGCCTGAGGCTCCGACCCGGGCCCACGCGCAGATCGATTCGGTTCAGGTGCCACCGGCCAGCCCCTCCGGGAACTGA